One window from the genome of Cryptococcus tetragattii IND107 chromosome 2, whole genome shotgun sequence encodes:
- a CDS encoding mitochondrial 37S ribosomal protein bS1m has translation MSSPFPQLLRRANIATYDPLISRIYTTTPSSQSRHSDWGLKFSIHRTKGPRYIKFNSLDSGPGFDCDWRSAEREARFIQAWGSGKIRWSPEQKQRKTHYATKSTSPFSISESMVEPLLGKKEWVRDVESMSEEDFEKYLERIRAERKQFLKQRLEQMPESTRQTLVHPEDNTLIHLSTSDKLPGDAVPSLESAISAAERSSPSSTKILSRPHQLYGLTYANLPESVQDYNPLTSLPGHTLNTISRHDAAQDSVASPARRGGNNRPWIVSLGGITGKTTPSPEHISFKPNDSVIGVDFTRQKLTDGRGTFKPSHAQIRSPPTVLALAESGAGARWTRKWRSGGASSTGPLNTVQFDLHLSNAPEDGLEIGSREWLVNAEKPATARPSDVLGGLKQARSGNGRAYLEELQRKQDAGKAAAKQGRKDSLQSVQRLLERFKKSQPE, from the coding sequence atgtcctctcccttccctcagCTCCTTCGTAGGGCCAACATTGCTACCTACGATCCTCTCATCTCCCGTATCTATACCAccactccatcttcccaatCACGCCATTCCGACTGGGGTCTCAAATTCTCTATCCACAGAACCAAGGGCCCTCGTTATATAAAGTTCAACTCTCTCGACTCTGGTCCCGGTTTCGACTGTGACTGGCGTTCAGCCGAACGAGAAGCGAGGTTCATTCAAGCTTGGGGTAGTGGAAAAATCAGATGGTCACCagagcagaagcagaggaagactCACTATGCGACTAAATCCACCTCACCTTTCAGCATCAGCGAGAGCATGGTGGAGCCTTTgttgggaaagaaagaatggGTCAGGGATGTGGAGAGCATGAGCGAGGAAGACTTTGAAAAATACCTCGAGCGTATTCGGGCAGAGAGAAAGCAGTTCCTGAAACAACGTCTAGAACAGATGCCTGAGTCTACGCGACAAACGCTCGTCCATCCCGAGGACAACACCCTTATCCACCTGTCAACTTCTGACAAACTCCCAGGGGACGCCGTACCTTCCCTGGAAAGCGCCATCTCCGCCGCGGAGCGAAgctccccatcctccacaaAAATCCTTTCTAGACCTCACCAACTTTACGGTCTTACCTATGCTAACCTTCCTGAAAGTGTTCAAGATTACAACCCCCTCACTTCTCTTCCCGGCCATACTCTTAACACAATTTCTAGGCATGACGCTGCTCAAGACAGTGTCGCCTCCCCTGCTAGGCGGGGAGGAAACAACCGTCCATGGATCGTGTCGTTGGGCGGTATTACAGGCAAAACCACACCTTCCCCCGAACATATCTCTTTCAAGCCTAATGACTCTGTCATTGGTGTCGACTTTACTCGTCAAAAGTTAACAGATGGGAGGGGCACATTCAAACCCAGCCACGCTCAGATCAGGTCACCACCCACCGTTTTGGCCCTGGCAGAAAGTGGTGCGGGTGCAAGATGGAcgaggaagtggagaagtGGTGGCGCGTCCTCGACAGGTCCGCTTAACACCGTGCAGTTTGACTTGCACTTGTCGAACGCACCCGAGGACGGATTGGAAATTGGAAGCAGGGAGTGGCTCGTGAATGCAGAAAAGCCGGCGACAGCGCGACCCAGCGACGTTCTTGGAGGATTGAAGCAGGCTAGGAgtgggaatggaagggcTTATTTGGAAGAACTGCAAAGAAAACAGGATGCTGGGAAAGCGGCGGCGAAGCAAGGCAGGAAAGACTCTTTGCAGAGTGTACAGAGATTGCTAGAGAGATTCAAGAAGTCACAGCCTGAGTGA
- a CDS encoding mitochondrial 54S ribosomal protein bL27m, which yields MFPRPASITSAVSQVRSQLFAGPSSLASQIQVRWASKAAGGKSKNGRESAGRRLGVKRYGDQYVLPGTIIVRQRGANFHPGQNVAVGKDFTIYALQPGYVKFYQHHLPYPHLSRPDQPGPLNVSPVKRPRQFRQFVGIVRDKEDKLPRDERAVGRERRFWGWPKEKVEVVPEAAVESAAGIQA from the exons ATGTTCCCTCGCCCTGCCTCTATAACATCCGCTGTTTCCCAAGTCAGATCACAGCTTTTTGCCGGTCCTTCCT CCCTTGCTTCTCAAATCCAAGTACGATGGGCCTCCAAAGCGGCAGGTGGAAAGTCtaagaatggaagagaatcTGCTGGTAGGAGATTAGGTGTCAAGCGATATGGCG ACCAATACGTGTTGCCTGGGACTATTATTGTACGACAGCGAGGCGCCAATTTCCACCCGGGGCAAAACGTCGCTGTGGGCAAGGACTTTACCATTTACGCGCTTCAACCAGGCTACGTCAAGTTTTACCAACATCACCTTCCTTACCCGCATCTTTCACGACCTGACCAACCTGGTCCCCTGAACGTATCGCCCGTAAAGAGGCCGAGACAGTTTAGGCAGTTTGTGGGGATTGTGAGGGATAAGGAAGATAAGTTGCCCAGAGATGAGAGGGCTGTCGGGAGGGAAAGGCGGTTCTGGGGTTGGCCCAAGGAAAAGGTTGAGGTTGTGCCCGAGGCGGCTGTTGAGAGCGCTGCAGGTATCCAGGCGTAA
- a CDS encoding DNA repair protein RAD51: MSREQEQDPFVNQQGEEAEEEDFESLAPLLVAKLQEAGISAQDTKKLSDAGFHTVEAVAFTPKKTLCTIKGISEQKADKILAEACKMVPMGFTTATEIHSRRSELVHITTGSTGLDTILGGGIETGAITELYGEFRTGKSQLCHTLAVTCQLPVSMGGGEGKCLYIDTEGTFRPVRMLAVAERYGLDGEEVLDNIAYARAYNADHQLQLLVQASAMMAESRFSLLIVDSCTSLYRTDFSGRGELSARQMHLAKFLRTLMRLADEFGVAVVVTNQVVAQVDGGQFAVADAKKPIGGNIMAHASTTRLNLRKGRGTSRVCKIVDSPCLPEAEAIFAINPNGIGDPEELQE, from the exons ATGTCAAGAGAACAAGAGCAAGACCCATTTGTCAACCAGCAGGGCgaagaggccgaggaggaagatttcGAATCTCTGGCTCCTCTCCTGGTGGCCAAACTCCAG GAAGCGGGTATCTCTGCGCAAGATACGAAAAAACTTTCAGATGCGGGTTTCCACACTGTGGAAGCAGTTGCGTTTACGCCCAAGAAGACTTTATGCACGATCAAGGGGATCAGCGAGCAAAAAGCGGACAAGATTCTTGCGGAAG CGTGTAAGATGGTGCCGATGGGATTTACGACGGCGACAGAGATCCATTCAAGACGGTCAGAGTTGGTACATATCACGACTGGTTCGACGGGGTTGGATACGATTTTGGGAGGCGGGATCGAGACGGGGGCCATCACCGAACTTTATG GTGAATTCAGGACTGGGAAATCTCAGCTGTGTCATACGCTCGCCGTTACTTGTCAA CTTCCGGTGTCGATGGGCggtggtgaaggaaaatgTCTATACATTGATACGGAAGGCACGTTCCGACCCGTCCGTATGCTTGCCGTTGCCGAACGATATGGTCTTGATGGCGAAGAGGTGCTTGATAATATCGCCTATGCGAGGGCGTACAATGCCGATCACCAGTTACAGTTATTGGTACAGGCGAGTGCCATGATGGCCGAGTCGAG GTTCTCGCTTTTGATTGTCGATTCGTGTACGTCACTCTACCGAACGGATTTCTCGGGTCGAGGAGAGCTTTCCGCGAGGCAAATGCATTTGGCAAAGTTTTTGAGAACATTGATGCGATTGGCCGATGAG TTTGGTGTGGCTGTGGTTGTCACAAATCAGGTTGTCGCCCAGGTCGATGGTGGACAGTTTGCAGTCGCCGACGCCAAGAAGCCAAT TGGTGGTAATATCATGGCCCACGCGTCGACTACTCGACTCAATTTGCGAAAGGGCCGTGGAACATCACGAGTGTGCAAGATTGTTGATAGCCCGTGTCTTCCAGAAGCCGAAGCCATCTTTGCCATCAA CCCCAATGGTATTGGAGATCCCGAAGAATTGCAAGAGTAG
- a CDS encoding cytochrome c yields MAGDTYTPGDASKGAGIFKTRCAQCHTLGAGEPHKVGPNLHGLIGRKSGQAEGFSYTAANVNKGVTWEGQTLFEYLENPKKYIPGTKMAFAGLKKAKDRNDLVAHLEEATK; encoded by the exons ATGGCCGGTGACACTTACACTCCTG GTGACGCTTCTAAGGGTGCTGGTATCTTTAAG ACCCGATGCGCTCAATGTCACACCCTTGGTGCTGGTGAGCCTCACAAGGTCGGCCCTAACCTTCACGGTCTCATTGGCCGAAAGTCCGGTCAGGCTGAGGGTTTCTCTTACACCGCCGCCAACGTCAACAAGGGTGTTACTTGG GAAGGACAAACCCTCTTCGAG TACCTTGAAAACCCCAAGAAGTACATTCCTG GCACCAAGATGGCCTTCGCCGGTCTCAAGAAGGCTAAGGACAGGAACGACCTCGTTGCCCACCTTGAGGAGGCT ACCAAATAA
- a CDS encoding pre-mRNA-splicing factor SLT11 — protein MPAKHDINKVGVESSDFPILCETCLGPNPYVRMNKQEFGHECKVCNRPFTVFRWNPGEGRMKKTEICTTCAKIKGVCQTCLLDLEFGLPTQVRDAALARKAQAPSSDINKQYYIQNLEAQMAESPDGLAYDSEVANRAGREMLKNLARTDPYYKRNRPHICSFFVKGECKRGAECPFRHEMPKENETHKPSQQSLVDRYYGRNDPVAKKILSQNAESKGLKAPEDKSITTLLLLGLPQCNDSHVRASLVGACPFVKPSDMKSITIVETSHCAFVNFNQRSMAERAADALAAQGGIEVEGKKAKVVWGRARPQKKTAAAVEGSTVST, from the exons ATGCCTGCGAAACACGATATCAAT AAAGTCGGAGTGGAGAGTTCAGACTTCCCTATATT ATGTGAAACCT GTCTTGGTCCCAACCCTTACGTTCGAATG AACAAACAAGAATTTGGACATGAATGTAAAGTCTGCAACCGTCCCTTTACCGTATTCCGATGGAACCCTGGAGAAGGtcggatgaagaagacggaaatCTGTACGACTTGTGCCAAGATAAAGGGCGTATGTCAAACGTGTCTTTTGGACTT GGAGTTTGGATTACCGACTCAGGTTCGAGATGCTGCCTTGGCAAGAAAGGCTCAAGCTCCTTCGTCAGATATCAACAAGC AATACTATATCCAAAACCTTGAAGCCCAAATGGCAGAGTCTCCAGATGGCCTTGCTTATGACTCTGAGGTGGCAAACCGCGCAGGCCGAGAAATGCTCAAGAATCTCGCTCGAACGGATCCTTATTACAAGCGGAATAGGCCTCATATTTGTAGTTTCTTTGTCAAGGGAGAGTGTAAACGAGGAGCCGAGTGCCCTTTCCG ACACGAAATGCCAAAGGAGAACGAGACCCATAAACCTAGCCAACAGAGCCTTGTGGACAGGTATTACGGTAGGAACGATCCTGTAGCCAAAAAGATCTTGAGTCAGAATGCGGAGAGCAAGGGCTTGAAGGCGCCAGAGGACAAATCAATC ACGACCCTGTTGCTTTTAGGATTACCTCAATGCAACGATTCTCACGTTAGGGCGTCTCTGGTTGGGGCTTGTCCTTTCGTCAAGCCATCTGACATGAAATCCATCACTATTGTTGAAACTAGCC ATTGTGCATTTGTAAACTTTAACCAGCGGTCTATGGCGGAGCGAGCGGCAGATGCACTTGCGGCCCAAGGAGGCATTgaagtggaaggaaagaaggctAAAGTTGTTTGGGGACGGGCACGACCGCAGAAAAAgacagctgctgctgtagAAGGATCAACGGTTTCAACTTGA
- a CDS encoding uracil-DNA glycosylase, which yields MSPKTRSISSYFIKPAAATASASSRLANASASSEKSINTAAKNSAASPSEQSKEDIENMSPDADKGSSTSASGPVKKRKLDETSANATPTSKTAKVTESASTTLPFKTLRPTSIAQFRERIAGRPSLVPLLELEMSTMGEDWFLALQEEFTKPYFIKLKEFVTAEQKTKKVFPPAGDIYSWSRFCPLKDVRVVIIGQDPYHDDGQAHGLAFSVRKGVRVPPSLRNMYQEMVQEIPGFVQPKHGDLTEWAKHGVLLLNTSLTVRAHEAGSHANAGWDQFTAAVLRVVTNRLAPASGSHVGGNGVVFMAWGAHAAKMCAGIDTKKHLLLKSAHPSPLSASRGFFGNGHFKKANVWLEERYGAGGGIDWKSFGAKEGQ from the exons ATGTCCCCCAAAACCcgctcaatctcttcctaCTTTATCAAGCCAGCTGCAGCGACCGCGTCAGCCTCCTCCAGGCTTGCCAATGCGTCAGCCTCGTCTGAGAAATCTATCAACACAGCAGCTAAGAACTCTGCAGCAAGCCCATCCGAACAGTCCAAAGAGGACATTGAGAACATGTCACCTGATGCTGACAAGGGAAGCTCTACGTCCGCCTCTGGTCCAgtcaaaaaaagaaaactAGACGAGACCTCTGCGA ACGCGACACCAACCAGCAAAACAGCCAAAGTGACTGAGTCTGCTAGCACCACTCTACCTTTTAAGACTTTACGCCCGACTTCTATCGCCCAGTTTCGTGAACGCATCGCCGGACGACCATCACTTGTCCCTTTGCTAGAACTTGAAATGTCAACCATGGGAGAAGACTGGTTCTTGGCGCTTCAAGAGGAGTTCACAAAGCCCTACTTCATCAAG CTAAAAGAATTTGTCACTGCGGAACAAAAAACCAAAAAGGTTTTCCCTCCTG CTGGGGATATCTACTCCTGGTCTAGGTTCTGTCCATTGAAAGACGTTCGCGTAGTCATCATCG GTCAAGACCCTTATCAT GATGATGGACAAGCCCATGGTCTTGCCTTCTCTGTTCGAAAAGGGGTAAGAGTGCCTCCTTCCTTAAGAAACATGTACCAAGAAATGGTTCAAGAAATCCCTGGATTTGTTCAGCCGAAGCATGG CGATTTGACTGAATGGGCGAAACATGGCGTATTGCTTCTCAACACTTCCCTTACTGTTCGCGCACACGAG GCTGGGTCACACGCAAATGCAGGATGGGATCAGTTCACAGCAGCTGTACTCAGGGTCGTCACAAACCGGTTGGCACCTGCTTCTGGATCACATGTCGGGGGAAATGGAGTTGTCTTCATGGCATGGGGCGCCCATGCAGCAAAGATGTGTGCGGGTATCGATACG AAGAAACACTTGTTGCTGAAATCCGCGCATCCGAGCCCTCTTTCTGCCAGTCGAGGGTTCTTCGGAAATGGCCATTTTAAGAAGGCTAATGTATGGCTTGAGGAGAGGTATGGTGCGGGTGGGGGTATTGACTGGAAGAGTTTTGGTGCGAAAGAAGGCCAATGA